The Arachis ipaensis cultivar K30076 chromosome B03, Araip1.1, whole genome shotgun sequence region NNNNNNNNNNNNNNNNNNNNNNNNNNNNNNNNNNNNNNNNNNNNNNNNNNNNNNNNNNNNNNNNNNNNNNNNNNNNNNNNNNNNNNNNNNNNNNNNNNNNNNNNNNNNNNNNNNNNNNNNNNNNNNNNNNNNNNNNNNNNNNNNNNNNNNNNNNNNNNNNNNNNNNNNNNNNNNNNNNNNNNNNNNNNNNNNNNAAATACATTTATGTTAAGTGAAagttaaaattaaagtattaaaaataaaatataattatgttATATTAGTAACTATTAAATATAGTTATgttatattaataaatataaataatatataaccGTTATGTACTTAACCAAGTAAATGAGTATGTAGGAGTTATTTTGCAGTCTCAATGTTaatttatatgttttgaattttcttttaataatttatatGCAACAGGGTTATTTGGTAACCAAAGTTTTTAAAGACGTGCAGTATCTCCCCATAGTACCCAGGTATTAGCAACTTGAAGGCTTGCCTTTTTTCAAGAAGGCTTTTCAAGACTCGTTGGATCCCACACCGAGTTTTCACATCAACATTGAATACTTTTGTGTGAGACACTGAAGCTGTATTATATAGTCGTTGGGGTGCCTGGATTTGTCGTTGAACACTCATTAGAGAATTCAAATCACAGAACGAGCAAGAATGGAAGGTGGACGATTTCAATACTACGCGGTGAGGAGGGGGCGTGTTCCTGGCATATACGGCACATGATTAGAGTGCAAGCGTCAGGTAACCGGGTTTAAGAACAACGACTACAAGGGTTTCAAAGACTTGGATGAGGCTAAGGCGTGGCTTGGGGCCGTTGCAGAACCAGCAGATTTTGGGGGGGAGCCTCAACAGCTTGCTATCGAGGCAGGGGAGCAACATCAAGAGGGAGACCTCGGGCAAGACCTTCCGAATCCGATCCAACTACCGGTCTATGGAAGCCCGCCGTCCCATGAAACTGAAGACACCCATGGGAGCTCATCAAATAGTCTGGATGTTCGCGGTGGCAGCAGCAACTCGTATGCCTTAGTAGGTCTGTCAATAATTGATTTAGAAAGCTTTTGTTAGCTTTTAGAGTATGATTGGTTTGAGGGATTAAgaaattgaatttggttttcTGATGCAGGTGGTGTCGAAGGCTGTCCGATGAAGGAGGGACCTTTCTTGCACGTGGAGGACATGGAGTTGTTGCTAATGCGTGCATGCTCATCCCTTGGCATCGGGGCTCCCATTTTCATATGCCAGGAGAACAGGTCTAGTGAGGAGGCCGTTCGCTTTGCGTTCACCGTGGTTCTGCCTTATAACAGCAGGGGCCTGGAGCTCGTTGCACATGGACCCACTTCAGCGGATGTGCGAGTGGCTCGTCAAGAAGTATCATTTGCAATGTTGGAGAAAATGGTAGCAGCAACTGGATATAGCATATGCGACTACAACTACCACACAGTTGCCCGCATGGAGGAACGCTGGAGAGAGATTCAGGATGCCAGTTTATCTTCCGTGGCACACTGGATTCATCTTCTAAAAGAGGAAAATGCTGATCTTCAGCATCAGGTTGAGATGATAAATGAAATGCTGGAAGAGTAGTGGTTCATTTTACAATTTAGGGTCGGGTCTGAGGTATGTGTGCTTATGACAGTGGCTGTTGAAGGTTAAGGTTTTTACTCTAGTAGAATATGTTGTTACTTTAGGATAAGTTAGGGTAAGTTTTGGTTGCTAACATTACTAGGATTGGGGTGAGTATCTCTGGTGGAGTAGTAGGCATTCATGGTGAAGTTGAATGTAACATGGATATGTATATTCTAgttatgatgaatatgatggatgATTAAGAAAGTGAATGTTTGATTTCCATTTCTGAATCAGTATTTGACTATGTATTTAAACACTAACAATGTGGTTTTGTTGCTAATTTCATGGTGTTGGAGTcttgatttttttattcttcctGTTGACGCCACTGGCAAGCACCGAGGGGGTACGTAGTTATTTGGTAGGAAAATAGGTGGAAGAAGCAAATTAGTTGTAAATAATGGTTAAATATTTGGTTGATTAGATTTTTCAATATTTTGGTTTAAAGTGAACCCAATTCCATTCAATAATggttattttgaaattaaatttgtgATTATTTTACCATTTTAACAAAATAGGAGGTGATTAATGTGTTTTAGCTATGAAGCCGTGGATAAAGGGTTCGGGGAAGAAGTAGCCAATGGCCTAAAAGAATATAAACCTGTAACtcgcttttgaaaaagaaatatttAAGTTAAGTTTTCGCAGCCATCAATCATGTCCAATCAATCTATCTAGTAGCATGACAGATAGTAGTGGAAAGGATTTGGTTGAGTGGCTCGGTGACCACCTCGTGACTCGTAACAAATCTTGCAATAGAAGATTACCATCAAAAGATGGGAGAAATTTTGTTGGGCCTCAATGGTTGGGCCTTTGGATGCATTTCATTCCCTTTCTGTAAGGCGGGGCCTATCCCAGTGAATGAAACGAGTTGACACCTGGGTTAATAAAGTAACTGGTCCCATTGTACTGGTAGTACGAACCCCCCCAGCAATCTTCCTGAGTTCCATTTGCCGCGTAAAGTTGAATTCTTGAGGGATGAAAATGGGTGATCAAAAGGATGGCATTGGTGAAGCTCCAAGATCAATTGAAGTTCCTCCAAACTTTGCATCGATGGAGGCATCCGTGTTAGACGAGATTGTGAGGTATGTCTATGTTTTCCATGTCTGTATATGCATATCCATGTAAGAGGTTCATGTTTGAAGGTACTGAATCATTTGTTATTTGCATCAACACGGAGAAGAAGAATGCACATGAAGAGGATGGATCTGCTCCGGAGGACAGGATCATGGCTGTGTTCAACAAGATACATGAGGTCAGTATGGTGATATTGTTAATGGTACTAGTGTGGCAAGTTTCCAGAGTCAGGTTATCATTGTCGACATTACACGTTTTTCTGTTGTAGCTGTTGATGGACAACGATCGAGATGTGCGGAAAGTCATGGAGTCTCAAGGAAAGCAGATAAAAGGATTGTTGGAGCTTGCGGCAGAGAACTGCAAAGTCATCGCCTTGTTGTGGGAAGACTACGCGGTGAGGTGCAAAGGAGAAGCTATGGTTGCTGATGTTGACATGAAGAAGCAACGTTCAGTGGGTTGTTCAAGTACACGAAGGGGTAATGTCACTTATGCGAGTTCCACCAAACAGAGGACGAGAAAAAAGGGGATCAGCCAACTAGAGATGTGGAAGCTGTTATTGGGAATGCTGAATCCATTTTAAGAAACATCCCGGGATTACCATACTCCTCCATTGTTTACACTACCGTCGTCGACACCCTCCGCTTACTAACAAAGTTTAGACCTCCAACCGCATCTATCTCCTTTTTCACGTTGGTGAAAATGGTCCGCGTATATACCATGGCAGCACATTTTTCGATTGGATCAAGGCACGTCGTCATAACAGGGACGTTATAGATGGAGTTGAACTGTGCAACCATCTCATTATTTTGATATTCACGAAGGACTAGCTCAAGGTTTTGCACAAGCTCCAGTATAGTGTGCTTCGAGCTAAGGAATTTCTTCACATGGGAATTTATACCCTCGCATCGCGATGTGGTACGAAACCCAGCACAGAACTTGTTGCCAAGGTATGCATTCGTCCACATCTTTCTCTTTTCGTACATCTGCATTGCCCACAACTTATCATGTAACTCGTATTCATCCGCTGCTTCATCCCATTCCGCTTCAAAGTCATCTATCGACATATCCGCATACAACCACCTTGAAAACAAGTCCCTGAACATCTGCTCATTCCCATTAGATGTAACATTCTTTTGTAGATGCTAAGCACACAGGCGATGGGTTGCACTAGGAAAAACTTCCGTAACTGCGGCAATAATGGCATCATCGCCGTCTATGACTACAACAGATGGAAATTTATTACACATCACCTCAAGG contains the following coding sequences:
- the LOC110269383 gene encoding uncharacterized protein LOC110269383; amino-acid sequence: MEECKRQVTGFKNNDYKGFKDLDEAKAWLGAVAEPADFGGEPQQLAIEAGEQHQEGDLGQDLPNPIQLPVYGSPPSHETEDTHGSSSNSLDVRGGSSNSYALVGGVEGCPMKEGPFLHVEDMELLLMRACSSLGIGAPIFICQENRSSEEAVRFAFTVVLPYNSRGLELVAHGPTSADVRVARQEVSFAMLEKMVAATGYSICDYNYHTVARMEERWREIQDASLSSVAHWIHLLKEENADLQHQVEMINEMLEE
- the LOC107632557 gene encoding protein FAR1-RELATED SEQUENCE 5-like, with protein sequence MSIDDFEAEWDEAADEYELHDKLWAMQMYEKRKMWTNAYLGNKFCAGFRTTSRCEGINSHVKKFLSSKHTILELVQNLELVLREYQNNEMVAQFNSIYNVPVMTTCLDPIEKCAAMVYTRTIFTNVKKEIDAVGGLNFVSKRRVSTTVV